Proteins from one Cyprinus carpio isolate SPL01 chromosome B15, ASM1834038v1, whole genome shotgun sequence genomic window:
- the LOC109051722 gene encoding mRNA decay activator protein ZFP36-like, whose product MSDTLGESLIRNLFNMGLDEPFLHLSRSVAPKSVSSEQLTEDIWPGDTWSQANKPHFPLKADRSMSLTDTLNRMKPHDVPPPPGFPPLAPLPSNRYKTELCRSFQEHGTCKYGSKCQFAHGEGELRGLNRHPKYKTQACRTFYQFGYCPYGSRCHFIHEDKNSLDQNPRLLRQSVSFAGFTRSNSPPTLYEPLSFTRAPSVSPPPADILSPVFSDSSRDMFPFSRHSTGDIYSNAPFTPEPRSRCVCGHGNNFQGSGNGLYAKEDLSKANLQRFSSEDSLSDRESYSSSSGSESPTFDASSGKRLSVFTRMSVSD is encoded by the exons ATGTCCGATACGCTGGGCGAAAGTCTTATCCGG AATCTCTTCAACATGGGTTTAGATGAGCCGTTTCTACACCTATCCCGCTCGGTCGCACCGAAGAGCGTCAGCTCCGAGCAGCTCACCGAAGACATCTGGCCGGGGGACACCTGGAGCCAAGCCAACAAGCCCCATTTTCCTCTTAAAGCAGACCGATCCATGAGTCTGACTGACACCCTCAACAGAATGAAGCCCCATGACGTGCCCCCACCGCCCGGGTTTCCTCCGCTGGCACCCCTGCCCTCGAACCGGTACAAGACCGAGCTGTGCCGAAGCTTTCAAGAGCACGGCACCTGCAAATACGGCAGCAAATGTCAGTTTGCCCACGGCGAGGGCGAGCTGCGAGGGCTAAACCGCCATCCCAAATACAAAACTCAAGCCTGTCGCACTTTCTACCAGTTTGGATACTGTCCTTACGGAAGCCGCTGTCACTTCATCCACGAGGACAAAAACTCTCTCGACCAGAACCCGCGTCTGCTGCGTCAGAGCGTCAGCTTCGCCGGTTTCACGCGCAGCAACTCTCCCCCGACTTTATACGAGCCCCTGAGCTTCACCCGTGCGCCTTCGGTCTCTCCTCCGCCCGCTGATATCTTGTCCCCGGTCTTCAGCGACTCTTCCCGCGACATGTTCCCCTTCAGCCGTCACAGTACCGGTGATATCTACAGCAACGCGCCCTTCACGCCAGAGCCTCGGTCGCGGTGTGTCTGCGGACACGGAAATAACTTCCAGGGCTCCGGCAATGGGCTGTACGCGAAGGAAGACCTGAGCAAAGCCAACCTGCAGCGCTTTTCCTCGGAAGACTCGCTGTCAGACCGCGAAAGCTACAGCAGCTCCAGCGGCTCCGAGTCTCCCACCTTCGACGCCTCGAGCGGGAAGCGCCTGTCTGTTTTCACGCGGATGTCTGTGTCTGACTGA